GAGGACGCGGCGCCGCCGCTGGAGTACTGGGTGCAGTCCCGGCCCGGCACGTTGTAGGCGACCAGGACCGGCGTCCGGTTCACCAGCCGGGCCTCGCGGACGAGGTTTCTCACCTTGGTCCGGACCTCGTCGGGTGTGCCTTCGGTGAACCACTCGGCCTGCGGCCAGCTCGCGAGCCTGGCCATGTTCAGGGCGTTCGCGAAGTCGCCGTTCCCGAGGTCGGTGAGCGCCTGCTTGGCGGCCTTGCTGTGCGGGTCCACGTAGAACCTCGTGGCCGGGGTGAGCGCGTCCGCGACGGGTGCGGCCTGCGCCTGCGCCTGCGTCGCGATGAGGGCGGCACAGGCCGCGAGCGCCGCGAGGGCGGCGGTCGTACGGCGCCGGAGGCTGCGTGGATTCATGGGGGCTCCTGGTCGGAGGGATGGGGGCGAGGAGGGCCGGTGGTGCCTGTGGCCCGGTCGCGGGGCGGCGGATACCGGGCCACAGGAGCCGGATGTCAGTAGCCGTAGATCATCTTGTAGGCGGCCTCCGGGAGGAACTGGCCGGCCGTGGAACCGGTTCCGACGCCGCAGTTGCCGTCGGACTCGCCCGGGGCCTTGATCCACAGCAGCATCTCGGCGCCGCCGCCCAGCCGGGTGGGCGTGCCGATGCGGCGGCCGGCCGCGTTGCACCACTCGCCGTTGGAGCCGTTGCCGTTGCGGCTGGTGTCGACGACGAACGGCTTGGTGTAGCCGTAGCGGGCGGCCAGTTCGCTGTTGACGGCGTTGCCGTAGGCGGTGTTCTGGGCGGTGGTGTAGTAGTTCGAGATGTTGAGGGAGAAGCCGTGCGCCTGTCGGAGCCCGGCTTCGTGGAGGCGCTGGGCCATCGTCGCCGCGCTCACCCAGCCGGGGTTGCCGGCGTCGAGGTAGACCCAGGTGTTGGGGGCCTGGCGGTTGAACTCGGCGAGGGCGCCGCTGATCATGCCCTGGCGTTCGCGGATCTGGGTCTGGTTCAGGCAGCCGTAGTCCGCGAGGGAGTCGGGTTCGAGGACGACGACGGCCGGGCGGTTGGCGATTCCGCCGGCGAACTGCGCGATCCAGGTCGCGTAGGCGGAGGCCGACGAGGCTCCGCCTCCGGAGTGCCCGCCGCACGAGTCGCGGAGGTAGATGTTGTACGCGACCAGGACGGGCAGCTTGTCGTGGGAGTCCGCTGCGCCGACGTACGCGCCCGCCGCGGTGCCGATCGTGCCGCTCCAGGCGCCGAACCAGCGGGCCATGGGCGTGTTGGCGAGGGAAGTGTTGATCGCGGGGGCCCGGCCGTCGCCGGGGTTGGCGGCGACCCACTTCCTCGCGCTGGAGTCAGGGTCCGTGTAGAACCCGCTGGTCATGGTGGTGGGATCCGCAGCGTGGGCGGACGGGGCGACGACGAGCGCCAACGGCAGTGCGGAGAGGGCTGCGACGAGGGCGCGGATTCTGCGGCGCATGGCTGTACCTCGATTTCCTGACGGCGGACGCGTCGACCGCTCTCGTCCCGAGCGGTGCGACGCGGTGAGGAATTGCGGCGGTACGAAGTTCTCCGTGCGGCGGCTCACGGAGGCGGCGCCCCGGCGGGGACACCAGCGCACTCCGGACGCACAAGAGCCCGTGGAAGCGCTCCCACTGGAAGCGTTCCCAGACCATGATCTGTGGGGCCGAGGTGTGGCCGTATCGTGTGATGCGCCCAGCGGGACTGTCAAGTGCGCCCACTTGAACAGCACTTCACAGGACGAGGGGAAGGGTTTACAGTCCTGAAACTGGAAGCGCTTCCAGCCTTCCAGGTGTTCAGATGGAGGGAGGAGGGCAGCTCATGGCGCAAGGTGTGCCGAACCGGCAGTCGACACTCGACGAGGTGGCCGAACTGGCCGGCGTCTCGCGATCGGTGGCCTCGCGTGTGCTCAACAACGCCCCGCACGTCAGCCGCGCGAAACGCGAGGCCGTCGAGCGGGCGGTCCTTCAACTCGGATACGTGCCGAATCCGACCGCCCGGGCGCTGGCGACCCGTCAGACCGGTGCGGCCGCCCTGGTCGTCTCGGGAGAGGATCCGTCGATCTTCGCGGACCCGTTCTTCGCTCAGGTGATCGTGGGTGCCTCGGCCGCGCTGGAGGAGGCCGAACTGCACCTGATGCTGTGTCTGGCGGCCTCCGACCGGGGGCGCCGGCGCGTGGAGCAGCTTCTCCGGTCCAAGGGGGCCGACGGAGTGATGCTGATGGCGCTGCGCGAGGACGATCCGCTGGCCCGCATGGCGGAAGAGGCGGAGATTCCCGTGGTGTTCGGCGGGCGCCCGGTCGGTTTAGACCCGCGGTGGTATGTGGACGTGGACAACCTCGGAGGAGCGCGCGCGGCGACCGAGTACCTGATCTCGCTCGGCCGGACCAGGATCGTGACGATCTGCGGGCGGCTGGACACCGAGGTGGGGCGCGCCCGTTACCGCGGCTACCAGGACGCCATGCTGGCGGCCGGCCTCGAACCGTATCCGCCGGAAGCCGGTGACTTCACCGAGTCGAGCGGCGCGGCCGCCATGGCGGCGCTGTCGGCGCGGCACCCGGAGCTGGACGGAGTGTTCACCGCCAGCGACAACATGGGGGCCGGGGCGTTGCGCACACTGCGTGATGCCGGCCGCCGCGTCCCCGCCGACGTCGCCGTGATCGGCTTCGACGACCTGGCCGTGGCCAGGATCTCCGATCCGCCGCTGACCACGGTGCACCAGCCCGTAGAGGGTCTCGGTCGTGAGATGGCGCGCATGCTCGTCGCGCTCATCAACGGGCAGGCCCCCACCCCATTGATCCTCCCCACGCGTTTGGTCACCCGCGCCAGCGCCTGACGAACCGCCTCCCGACCGGGCCTGGCGTACGGCCCCGTGCTCCGGCCCGCGCTCTGCGTGCGCCCCCCTTCCCCGCTCACCCGTGCGCCCTTCCGCGCTCACCCGCGCGCCGCGTACGGCCTGCCCCCTGCCAGCCGGCTTGACAGACCGTCAAGGTGGCGGCAGGGTTTCGACGCCACCTTTTGGGAGCGCTCCCACTCTGGGAAGGAGCTCCAGAAGCATGGCTTCACCCCGGCCTTCGAAGGCCGCCTCCCACGCCGACCGCCATCGAAGCGACCTGTCGGCGTACCTCCAGCCCCCCTGACGCATCGAGGAGATGCCATGTCCCGCTCGTCCGTGCCGCGCGCCCGTATCCGCTCCGTCGTACTCGCCTCCGCCGCGGCGACGCTGGCCCTCGCCCTCACCGGCTGCTCGACCTCCGGCGACGCTTCCGCCTCCGCCGACGGGAAGATCACCCTCACCGTCGGCACCTTCGGGACCTTCGGATACAAGGAGGCCGGCCTGTACGACGCGTACATGAAGCAGCACCCGGAGATCACCATCAAGGAGAACCCGACGACCGCCGAGGGCAACTACTGGACGGCCCTGCAGACCCGCCTGTCCGGCGGCGGACTCGACGACGTCCAGGCCCTGGAGGTCGGCCGCATAGCCCGCGCCACCTCCGAGGACCTCGCCGACGCCTTCGCCGACCTGTCCGACGCCCCCGGTGTCGAGAAGAAGAACTACCTGCCCTGGAAGTGGGACCAGGCCACCACTGCCGACGGCAGGACGATCGGCCTGGGCACCGACGTCGGCCCGATGGCCATCTGCTACCGCCAGGACCTGTTCAAGGCCGCGGGTCTGCCCTCCGACCCCGAGTCCGTCGGCAAGCTGTGGGCGGGCGACTGGGCGAAGTTCGTCGAGACGGGCAAGCGGTACCAGGCCAAGGCGCCCAAGGGCACCTCCTTCATGGACAGCGCCACCGGTCTGTTCAACGCCGTCGTCTCCAGCAGCACCGTCCAGTACTACAAGGACGGCAAGCTCGCCTACAAGGACTCGCCCAGCGTCAAGACCGGCTGGGACCTGGCCGTCAAGGCCGTCCAGGGCAGGACCAGCCAGGGTCTGAAGATGTTCGACACCCCCTGGCAGACCGCGTTCTCCAAGTCCACCTTCGCCACCACGGTCTGCCCCTCCTGGCAGCAGGCGAACATCCAGCAGTTCTCCGGCCCGTCCAACAAGGGCAAGTGGAACATCGCCCAGCCCCCGGCCGCCGGCAACTGGGGCGGTTCCTTCCTGGCCGCACCGGCCTCCGGCAAGCACGTCGACGAGGCCAAGAAGCTCGTCGCCTGGCTCACCGCGCCCGAGCAGCAGGCGAAGGTCTTCCAGAAGGTCGGCAACATCCCCGCCAACCAGGCTGCCCATGACCTGCCGGGCGTCGTCGACTACAAGAACGCCTACATCGGCCCCGACGCCGCCACCGGACAGATCTTCTCCACCGCCGCCAAGGCCATCCAGCCCGCCGAGACCGGCCCGCACGCGCAGGACCTGACCGGGGCGTTCAGCACCGGCGTCCAGCTGATGGAGCAGAACGGCAAGAGCCCGGAGGAGGCGTGGAACGCCACGGTGCGCCAGATCGACAGCACCATCCAGTAGCGCTCCCCGCCCTCACCTCTTCCGGGCCGCCGTCGCGGGGGAGAGGGTGGCCGGCCACCGGGGAGCCGGCCGCCCCCACCCCGTAGCGACGCGACCGGCCGTGACCACCGAAGGAACCGCCCGTGGCCTCCACGACCGCACCCAGCCGCAACGGCCCAGCAGGCCGGCAGGACACTCCACCGCCCCATGCCCACCCCTCCGGCCCCTCGGTCTGGCGCAGCCGCCTGCACCGCTGGGACACCAAGGGCACGCCGTACGCCCTCGTCGCACCCTTCTTCCTCGTCTTCGCCGCCTTCGGCCTCTTCCCGCTGCTCTACACGGGGTGGCTCTCCTTCCACCGGGTGAGCCTGTACAACGTCGACCGCGCCGAATGGGTCGGCCTGCGGAACTACACCGACCTGTTCACCGGTCAGGTCAGCCACTACTTCTGGAACGCGCTCCTCAACACCTTCACCCTCGGTGTCCTGTCCACCGTCCCGCAGCTGCTGATGGCACTGGGTCTCGCCCACCTGCTCAACTACCGGCTGCGCGCCCGCGGGTTCCTGCGCACGGCGCTCCTCGCCCCGTACGCGACCTCCGTCGCCGCCGCCACCCTCGTCTTCGCCCTGATCTTCAGCCCCGAGGGGGGCATGGCCAACTGGTTCCTCGGCCTGTTCGGCGCCGGGCCCGTGCACTGGGAGGCCGGTCGCTGGAGCTCGCAGTTCGCGATCTCCGTGATCGTCACCTGGCGCTGGACCGGCTACAACGCCCTGATCTACCTCGCCGCCATGCAGGCCGTGCCGCGCGAGCTGTACGAGGCCGCCGCCCTGGACGGCGCCAGCCGCTGGCAGCAGTTCCTGCACGTCACGGTCCCCGCCCTGAAGCCCACGATCCTCTTCACGGTGATCGTGTCGACCATCGGAGCGACCCAGCTCTTCGGCGAGCCCTATCTGTTCGGTGGTCAGAGCGGCCACCAGGGCGGCACCGACCACCAGTACGAGACCCTCGGAATCCTCATGTACGACCAGGGCTTCCACTCCAGCATGCTCGGGCGCGCCAGCGCGGTCGCCTGGATCATGTTCGGCGTGCTGCTGCTCATCGGGCTCGTCAACGCGCTGATCACCCGCCGCCTGCGCGCCTCCCAGTGACGTGGAGTACGACATGACCACCACCGCCCCCGTGTCCGACCGTCCTCACCGGACGGCGACGCGATCGTCCGTCCGCGCCGGCAGGGCCGGCGGACAGCACCGGGCCGGGCCACTCGCCCACATCGTCCTCGGACTCGCTGCCCTGGCCTCGCTGTTCCCGCTGTACTGGACGCTGGTCGCCGCGTCCACCGACAGCCACGCGGTCGTCTCCAGCCCGCCCCCGATGCTGCCCGGCGGCAACCTCTTCGAGAACCTCACCTACGTCTGGCACAACGCCGGCGGGCGTGGCATGGGCGTCGCCCTGCTCAACTCCACGCTCGTCGCGGGCGCCGTCACCGTCACCACGGTGACCTTCTCCGTGCTCGCCGGCTTCGCCTTCGCCAAACTCCGGTTCCGGGGGAAGAAGGTGATGCTCGGCCTGGTCCTGTCCACCCTCGCCGTGCCCGCGCAGCTCAGCGTCGTACCCCTGTTCATCCTGACCAAGAACCTGGGACTGGGAAATCACCTCGGGGCGCTGATCCTGCCCGTCCTGGTCACCGCCTTCGGCGTCTTCTTCATGCGGCAGTTCCTCTCCCAGGCACTGCCCACCGAACTGCTGGAGGCCGCGCGCGTCGACGGCGCCAACTCGCTGCGCGTCATCTGGCACGTCGTCTTCCCCGTCGCCCGCCCGGCGATGGCGGTCCTGGGCATGCTGACCTTCGTCCAGTCCTGGAACGACTTCCTCTGGCCGATCATCGTCATGAACGGCTCCACCAACCCGACCGTGCAGGTCGCCCTCGCCGGACTGGGAACCGGCTGGTCGACCGACTGGTCCGTCATCACCGCCGGAGCGCTCATGGGCACCCTGCCGCTCCTCCTGGTCTTCGCCCTCTTCGGCCGGCACATCGTCGGCGGCATCACCCAGGGCGCCATCAAGGGCTGACCTCTGCCTCCTCTCCTCGTCCCACACCTCCGCCAAAGGGAGACTCCGCCATGCCCGCAACCCCCGCCACCGCCCCCGCCTCCGCGGCCGTCGACCGCCTCCACTTCCCGCCCGGCTTCCTGTGGGGCGCGGCCACCGCCGCCTACCAGATCGAGGGCGCCGTCGCCGAGGACGGCCGCACGCCGTCCATCTGGGACACCTTCTCCCGCACCCCCGGGAAGGTCGCCAACGGCGACACCGGCGACATCGCCTGCGACCACTACCACCGCTACCGCACGGACGTCACCCTGATGTCCCACCTCGGTCTTCAGGCGTACCGCTTCTCCCTGTCCTGGCCCCGCATCCAGCCCCGCGGGCGGGGCCCCGCCAACGCCGCCGGCCTCGACTTCTACAGCCGGCTCGTCGACGAACTCCTCGACGCCGGCGTCCAGCCCGTCGCCACCCTGTACCACTGGGACCTTCCCCAGGCGCTGGAGGACGAAGGGGGCTGGACGGTACGCGAGACCGCCGAGCGCTTCGGCGAGTACGCGGCGCTGGCCGCCGACGCACTGGGCGACCGGGTCGCCCTGTGGACCACGCTCAACGAGCCCTGGTGCTCGGCCTTCCTCGGCTACGGCTCCGGCGTCCACGCCCCGGGCCGCACCGACCCCGCCCTAGCCCTGCGCGCGGCCCACCACCTCAACCTCGGACACGGCCGCGCCACCGCGGCCCTGCGCGCGTCCCTGCCCGCCCACGCCCGGATCGCGGTCTCCCTCAACCTGCACCACGTCCGGCCGCTTACCCAGGAACCGGCCGACCTCGACGCGGCCCGCCGCATCGACGCCGTCGCCAACCGAGTCTTCACCGGCCCGATGCTCTCCGGCGGATATCCGGCCGACCTCCTCGCCGACACCGCCCACGTCGTCGACTGGGGCACCCTCGTCAAGCCCGGCGACGAGTCCGCCATAGGCGCCCCCATTGACCTCCTGGGCATCAACTACTACACGCCCGCCGTCGTCTCCGCCCCGATGCCCGGAGCGGCTGCGGTCAACCACGCCCACGGCGAGAGCGACCATTCCCCGTGGCCCGGCTCCGAGGACGTCAACTTCCACCTCCCGCCCGGCGACACCACCGACATGGGCTGGACCATCGATCCCACCGGGCTCTACGACCTCCTCATGGCCACGTCCCGCGCCCACCCCGGCCTCCCCCTCGCGATCACCGAGAACGGCGCCGCCTTCCCCGACATCCCTTCGGCGGACGGCCAGATCCAGGACCACGACCGGATCGACTACCTCCACCGGCACCTCAAGGCCGTTCACCAGGCCATCGCCGACGGTGCCGACGTACGCGGCTACTTCCTCTGGTCGCTGCTCGACAACTTCGAGTGGGCGTACGGGTACGAGAAGCGCTTCGGCGCCGTCCACGTCGACTACACCACCCAGCTGCGCACCCCGAAGCGCAGCGCCCGCTGGTACGCCAGGGCCATCGCCGCGAACGCGATCCCGGGTCTTTGAGCCTCAAGGACGGAGCAGGATTCTCCCGACGCGGGGATCGCCGCTGCCCGTGAGTTCCATGGCCCGCTCGAACTCGTCGATGCCCAGCTGGTGCGTGACGAGTTCGAGCGGCGTCAGCCGTTCCGCGGAGAAGGCGCCTACGGCGTAGGACCAGGCGCCGGAGGAGGCTCCGAAGGCGGTGCCGATCGACAGCTGCCGTGCGACCACCTCGGTGGGATCGAGTCCTTCCGCTCCCTGGACCGGGATGCCCGTGAGAACCAGACGTCCTCCCGGCCGCAACAAGGACGTCGCGGCGCGCGCGCTCGACGTCGCGCCCGCGGCGTCGATCACCACGTCGAAGTCCGCGAGACCGGAGGCGCGGTCCCACGTCCGGTAGGCGGTGGCTCCGAAGCGACGGGAGAGATCGGCTCGGTCGGGGCTCGTACCGACGACCGTCAGCTCGCTCGGGGAGAAGGCGCAGAGGAGCTGTGCGGCGAGCAGGCCGAGGGCGCCGGAGCCGATGACGGCCACCCGTGAACCGGGCAGCGGGCGCGCCTTCAGGACAGCGGCGGCCGCGCGGGCGGCCGGCTCGAGGAACGCGGCGGCGGTGAGATCGGCGTCCGGCGCGAGCGTGTGCAGCAGACGAGCTGGGAGGACGAGGGTGGGGGCCATGGCGCCGGGAAGGGTGAACCCCGTCTCCTCGTAGCCGACGGTGCACAGGTTGGTGTCGCCGTCGCGGCAGGGCGCGCAGGTCTCGCAGTTCCGCAGCCCTTCGCCCACGACCTTGCGGCCGAGCAGGGAAGCCGGCGCGCCCTCTCCCACGGCGGTGACGGTGCCGGACCACTCGTGGCCAGGGGTGACCGGATAGCGCACGTACGGAACGGGGCGGCGACCCAGGTAGACGTCGCGGTCGCTGCGGCTGATCCCGACGGCATGCACGCGCACCTGGGCTTCGCCGGGCCCCGCCTGACGAGGCACGTGCTGCACGAGGCGAATCGTCTTGGGAGCGTCGAGGACGACAGCCTGCCCCCGGCGGCTCACAGGAAGCCGCCCTGGCCGGTGGGCGGAGTGGGACACATGGGGCGACTCCTGTCGTTCGATATTTCGGGCATCGTTCGAAATTGTGTCGCGACGATACGAAGCATGGGGGGGTGTGTCAACGGGCCTCATTCTGCGAGGCCTTCTGTGCCGCAAGGCGCCTCAGTAGCCTGTTAACGCTCACATCTTCGAGGCGCGACTGGCCGCGCAGCGACTGGTCTCTCCGCATCAAAAACCGGTAACGGCCGTACGAACCCTTGAGTTGCGCGTCTGTTAGCGCTCACAATGTGTCGCGTTCGGCAGCCCGCCGGTCGTCGGGGGCCTACGCCCACTCCGCCTCCGCCCAGCGCAACCACCGCTGCGCAGCCGCACCTTCGCCGGGCCCGGCCCCTTCAGGGCACCGCCCTGTACGACGCACGTCCCCGAAAGGAACCACGACATGGCCCACAGAGCCCTCCGTGTCATCACCGCCGCCGTTCTGGCCGCTGGTGTGCTGACCGCCTGCACCACCGAGCCCGCGCCCACCGGTACCACCGGCGGCACCGGCAAGGGCTCCTCCGACGGCAAGCTGGTGCTCGGGTTCGCCCAGGTGGGAGCCGAGAGCGGCTGGCGCACCGCCAACACCAAGTCCGTACGCGAGGCGGCCGAGAAGGTCGGCATCACGCTGAAGTTCTCCGACGCGCAGCAGAAGCAGGAGAACCAGATCAAGGCGATCCGCACGTTCATCCAGCAGAAGGTGGACGTCATCGCCTTCTCCCCGGTGGTGGAGTCCGGCTGGGACACCGTCCTCAAGGAGGCCAAGAGCGCCGGCATCCCGGTGATCCTCACCGACCGTGCGGTCGACTCGCAGGACACCTCCCTCTACCGGACCTTCCTCGGCTCCGACTTCGTCAAGGAGGGGCAGGAGGCCGGCAAGTGGCTCGTGAAGGAGTACGAGGGGACCTCCGAACCGGTCAACGTCGTCGAGCTCCAGGGCACCACCGGCTCCGCACCCGCCAACGACCGCAAGGCCGGCTTCGCCGAAGTCATCAAGGGAGAGCCCAAGTTCAAGGTCGTCGCGTCCCAGACCGGGGACTTCACCCGCGCCAAGGGCAAGGAGGTCATGCAGGCCTTCCTCAAGTCCCACAAGGACATCGACGTCCTGTACGCCCACAACGACGACATGGCCCTGGGCGCCATCCAGGCCATCGAGGAGGCGGGCAGGAAGCCGGGCACCGACATCAAGGTGATCTCCGTCGACGGAATCAAGGACGCCTTCGTCGCCATGCAGGAGAAGAAGATCAACGTGGTGGTCGAGTGCAACCCGCTCCTCGGCGACCAGCTGATGGAACTCGCCGAGAAGGTCGCGGCGGGGGAGAGCGTCCCGATACGGGTCGAGGTCAAGGAGGGCGTCTTCACCCAGGACCAGGCCGCGGCCGCCCTGCCCGGCCGCCAGTACTGACCCGACGCCCGCACCAGACCGGGGGCGGTCCTCGCGCCGCCCCCGACCCCTCAGGAGAGGAGGGCGGATGGCAGTCCCACCCACCCCCACACCCACCCGCACCGACCGGCCGGTCCTGGAGGCCCAGGGCATCCGCAAGGTGTTCCCCGGCGTCCTCGCCCTCGACAGCGTGGATTTGCGCCTCTTCCCCGGCGAGGTCCACGCCCTGATGGGCGAGAACGGCGCCGGGAAGTCGACCCTCATCAAGGTGCTCACCGGCGTCCACCCGCCCGACGCGGGAACGGTCTCCGTCGACGGCAGCTTCCAGCGATTCGCCGAACCGCTGGAAGCGCAGCACGCCGGAATCAGCACGGTGTACCAGGAGGTGAACCTGTGCCCCAACCTCTCGGTCGCGGAGAACATCCTCATCGGCCGCGAACCCCGGCGCCTGGGGCTGGTCCACTGGTCGGCCCTCCACGAACGCGCGGCACGGCTCATCACCGAACTGGAACTCGACCTCGACGTCCGCATGCCGCTGGGCACGTACTCCCTCGCCGTCCAGCAACTGGTCGCGATCGTACGGGCCGTGGACGTCAAGGCGAAGGTCCTCATCCTCGACGAGCCCACCTCCAGCCTCGACCGGGACGAAGTCGCCCAGCTGTTCACCCTGGTCCGCAGACTGCGCGACCGGGGTGTCGCGATCCTCTTCGTCACCCACTTCCTCGACCAGGTCTTCGACCTGTGCGACCGGGTGACCGTCCTGCGCAACGGGCGCCTCGAAGGCGAGTACCGGATCGACGAGCTGACACCCGTCACCCTCGTACACCGCATGGTCGGCAGCGAACTGGGCATTCTCGACGAACTGGCCGAGACATCCCACACCGGCACTACTGACGGCCCCGGTTCCGGGGACACGCCCTTCCTCAGCGCCCGCGGCCTCGGGCGGGCCGGTGGCGTCCAGCCCTATGACCTGGACATCCACCGCGGCGAGGTCATCGGCCTGGCCGGGCTCCTCGGCTCCGGACGCACCGAGGCGGCCCGGCTGCTCTTCGGCGCCGACCACGCCGACGGAGGCGAGCTGCGGATCCACGGCAAGCGCGCCGTCCTGCGCTCGCCGCGCGCCGCGATCGCCCACAAGATCGCCTTCTGCTCGGAGAACCGCAAGGCGGAGGGTCTGATCGGCGAACTCACCGTCCGCGAGAACATCGTGCTCGCCCTCCAGGCCGCACGCGGCTGGACCAAACCCCTTTCCCGCACCCGGCAGGACGAGATCGCCGCCCGGTGGACCGAGGTTCTCGACATCCGCCCGGCCGACCCCGAGGCAGAGGTCCGCAACCTCAGCGGGGGCAACCAGCAGAAG
The sequence above is a segment of the Streptomyces sp. NBC_01255 genome. Coding sequences within it:
- a CDS encoding glycoside hydrolase family 6 protein; the encoded protein is MRRRIRALVAALSALPLALVVAPSAHAADPTTMTSGFYTDPDSSARKWVAANPGDGRAPAINTSLANTPMARWFGAWSGTIGTAAGAYVGAADSHDKLPVLVAYNIYLRDSCGGHSGGGASSASAYATWIAQFAGGIANRPAVVVLEPDSLADYGCLNQTQIRERQGMISGALAEFNRQAPNTWVYLDAGNPGWVSAATMAQRLHEAGLRQAHGFSLNISNYYTTAQNTAYGNAVNSELAARYGYTKPFVVDTSRNGNGSNGEWCNAAGRRIGTPTRLGGGAEMLLWIKAPGESDGNCGVGTGSTAGQFLPEAAYKMIYGY
- a CDS encoding LacI family DNA-binding transcriptional regulator — translated: MAQGVPNRQSTLDEVAELAGVSRSVASRVLNNAPHVSRAKREAVERAVLQLGYVPNPTARALATRQTGAAALVVSGEDPSIFADPFFAQVIVGASAALEEAELHLMLCLAASDRGRRRVEQLLRSKGADGVMLMALREDDPLARMAEEAEIPVVFGGRPVGLDPRWYVDVDNLGGARAATEYLISLGRTRIVTICGRLDTEVGRARYRGYQDAMLAAGLEPYPPEAGDFTESSGAAAMAALSARHPELDGVFTASDNMGAGALRTLRDAGRRVPADVAVIGFDDLAVARISDPPLTTVHQPVEGLGREMARMLVALINGQAPTPLILPTRLVTRASA
- a CDS encoding ABC transporter substrate-binding protein; translated protein: MSRSSVPRARIRSVVLASAAATLALALTGCSTSGDASASADGKITLTVGTFGTFGYKEAGLYDAYMKQHPEITIKENPTTAEGNYWTALQTRLSGGGLDDVQALEVGRIARATSEDLADAFADLSDAPGVEKKNYLPWKWDQATTADGRTIGLGTDVGPMAICYRQDLFKAAGLPSDPESVGKLWAGDWAKFVETGKRYQAKAPKGTSFMDSATGLFNAVVSSSTVQYYKDGKLAYKDSPSVKTGWDLAVKAVQGRTSQGLKMFDTPWQTAFSKSTFATTVCPSWQQANIQQFSGPSNKGKWNIAQPPAAGNWGGSFLAAPASGKHVDEAKKLVAWLTAPEQQAKVFQKVGNIPANQAAHDLPGVVDYKNAYIGPDAATGQIFSTAAKAIQPAETGPHAQDLTGAFSTGVQLMEQNGKSPEEAWNATVRQIDSTIQ
- a CDS encoding carbohydrate ABC transporter permease, with translation MASTTAPSRNGPAGRQDTPPPHAHPSGPSVWRSRLHRWDTKGTPYALVAPFFLVFAAFGLFPLLYTGWLSFHRVSLYNVDRAEWVGLRNYTDLFTGQVSHYFWNALLNTFTLGVLSTVPQLLMALGLAHLLNYRLRARGFLRTALLAPYATSVAAATLVFALIFSPEGGMANWFLGLFGAGPVHWEAGRWSSQFAISVIVTWRWTGYNALIYLAAMQAVPRELYEAAALDGASRWQQFLHVTVPALKPTILFTVIVSTIGATQLFGEPYLFGGQSGHQGGTDHQYETLGILMYDQGFHSSMLGRASAVAWIMFGVLLLIGLVNALITRRLRASQ
- a CDS encoding carbohydrate ABC transporter permease — protein: MTTTAPVSDRPHRTATRSSVRAGRAGGQHRAGPLAHIVLGLAALASLFPLYWTLVAASTDSHAVVSSPPPMLPGGNLFENLTYVWHNAGGRGMGVALLNSTLVAGAVTVTTVTFSVLAGFAFAKLRFRGKKVMLGLVLSTLAVPAQLSVVPLFILTKNLGLGNHLGALILPVLVTAFGVFFMRQFLSQALPTELLEAARVDGANSLRVIWHVVFPVARPAMAVLGMLTFVQSWNDFLWPIIVMNGSTNPTVQVALAGLGTGWSTDWSVITAGALMGTLPLLLVFALFGRHIVGGITQGAIKG
- a CDS encoding GH1 family beta-glucosidase, producing MPATPATAPASAAVDRLHFPPGFLWGAATAAYQIEGAVAEDGRTPSIWDTFSRTPGKVANGDTGDIACDHYHRYRTDVTLMSHLGLQAYRFSLSWPRIQPRGRGPANAAGLDFYSRLVDELLDAGVQPVATLYHWDLPQALEDEGGWTVRETAERFGEYAALAADALGDRVALWTTLNEPWCSAFLGYGSGVHAPGRTDPALALRAAHHLNLGHGRATAALRASLPAHARIAVSLNLHHVRPLTQEPADLDAARRIDAVANRVFTGPMLSGGYPADLLADTAHVVDWGTLVKPGDESAIGAPIDLLGINYYTPAVVSAPMPGAAAVNHAHGESDHSPWPGSEDVNFHLPPGDTTDMGWTIDPTGLYDLLMATSRAHPGLPLAITENGAAFPDIPSADGQIQDHDRIDYLHRHLKAVHQAIADGADVRGYFLWSLLDNFEWAYGYEKRFGAVHVDYTTQLRTPKRSARWYARAIAANAIPGL
- a CDS encoding zinc-dependent alcohol dehydrogenase yields the protein MQHVPRQAGPGEAQVRVHAVGISRSDRDVYLGRRPVPYVRYPVTPGHEWSGTVTAVGEGAPASLLGRKVVGEGLRNCETCAPCRDGDTNLCTVGYEETGFTLPGAMAPTLVLPARLLHTLAPDADLTAAAFLEPAARAAAAVLKARPLPGSRVAVIGSGALGLLAAQLLCAFSPSELTVVGTSPDRADLSRRFGATAYRTWDRASGLADFDVVIDAAGATSSARAATSLLRPGGRLVLTGIPVQGAEGLDPTEVVARQLSIGTAFGASSGAWSYAVGAFSAERLTPLELVTHQLGIDEFERAMELTGSGDPRVGRILLRP
- a CDS encoding ABC transporter substrate-binding protein, whose product is MAHRALRVITAAVLAAGVLTACTTEPAPTGTTGGTGKGSSDGKLVLGFAQVGAESGWRTANTKSVREAAEKVGITLKFSDAQQKQENQIKAIRTFIQQKVDVIAFSPVVESGWDTVLKEAKSAGIPVILTDRAVDSQDTSLYRTFLGSDFVKEGQEAGKWLVKEYEGTSEPVNVVELQGTTGSAPANDRKAGFAEVIKGEPKFKVVASQTGDFTRAKGKEVMQAFLKSHKDIDVLYAHNDDMALGAIQAIEEAGRKPGTDIKVISVDGIKDAFVAMQEKKINVVVECNPLLGDQLMELAEKVAAGESVPIRVEVKEGVFTQDQAAAALPGRQY
- a CDS encoding sugar ABC transporter ATP-binding protein, with the protein product MAVPPTPTPTRTDRPVLEAQGIRKVFPGVLALDSVDLRLFPGEVHALMGENGAGKSTLIKVLTGVHPPDAGTVSVDGSFQRFAEPLEAQHAGISTVYQEVNLCPNLSVAENILIGREPRRLGLVHWSALHERAARLITELELDLDVRMPLGTYSLAVQQLVAIVRAVDVKAKVLILDEPTSSLDRDEVAQLFTLVRRLRDRGVAILFVTHFLDQVFDLCDRVTVLRNGRLEGEYRIDELTPVTLVHRMVGSELGILDELAETSHTGTTDGPGSGDTPFLSARGLGRAGGVQPYDLDIHRGEVIGLAGLLGSGRTEAARLLFGADHADGGELRIHGKRAVLRSPRAAIAHKIAFCSENRKAEGLIGELTVRENIVLALQAARGWTKPLSRTRQDEIAARWTEVLDIRPADPEAEVRNLSGGNQQKVLLARWLLTDPELLILDEPTRGIDIGAKTEIQKLVTSLAAEGTAVLFISAELEEVLRLSHRVGVLRDHRLVATLPNDTTLTPDRILGAIATGATS